Proteins found in one Camelus bactrianus isolate YW-2024 breed Bactrian camel chromosome 5, ASM4877302v1, whole genome shotgun sequence genomic segment:
- the C5H2orf80 gene encoding uncharacterized protein C2orf80 homolog isoform X1 produces the protein MPFWGRPIYPNHREREAMILSSYAGILMNSIPIEEVFKIYGADSSASSGAIKVPRAPPFRLSLHPFAMLTAPKAAEYARKQSVKLGRGATNKNATSSSAREANAKERKTSKNVSLDTQPKNKVS, from the exons ATGCCATTTTGGGGTAGACCCATATATCCAAACCACAGAGAACGAGAAGCAATGATTTTATCATCTTACGCTGGAATCTTAATG AACAGTATCCCAATTGAGGAAGTCTTTAAAATTTATGGGGCTGATTCTTCTGCCAGTTCTGGTGCTATCAAG GTTCCCCGAGCTCCACCTTTCCGCCTCTCTCTGCACCCTTTTGCCATGTTAACAGCACCCAAAGCCGCAGAATATGCCCGCAAACAGA GTGTCAAGTTAGGAAGGGGAGCAACGAATAAAAATGCCACCAGCAGCTCTGCAAGGGAAGCAAATGCCaaggaaaggaaaacatcaaAGAATGTATCTTTGGACACACAGCCAAAGAACAAG GTCAGTTAG
- the C5H2orf80 gene encoding uncharacterized protein C2orf80 homolog isoform X2 — protein MPFWGRPIYPNHREREAMILSSYAGILMVPRAPPFRLSLHPFAMLTAPKAAEYARKQSVKLGRGATNKNATSSSAREANAKERKTSKNVSLDTQPKNKVS, from the exons ATGCCATTTTGGGGTAGACCCATATATCCAAACCACAGAGAACGAGAAGCAATGATTTTATCATCTTACGCTGGAATCTTAATG GTTCCCCGAGCTCCACCTTTCCGCCTCTCTCTGCACCCTTTTGCCATGTTAACAGCACCCAAAGCCGCAGAATATGCCCGCAAACAGA GTGTCAAGTTAGGAAGGGGAGCAACGAATAAAAATGCCACCAGCAGCTCTGCAAGGGAAGCAAATGCCaaggaaaggaaaacatcaaAGAATGTATCTTTGGACACACAGCCAAAGAACAAG GTCAGTTAG